In Candidatus Dadabacteria bacterium, the DNA window CAGCATCCAAGCGGAATTTGGCAGTCTCCACCAAAAGTTTCCAGGAAGGAGCGTTCAAACACTGCTACGGTTTCTGTGTCCGGGTGCGTGATTGAGGATATGAGGTTTCTGGTTTCGGTATCATCTTCTCTGCATTCTATGGCGATTATTCCCTGACATGGGGCCGGAACCATGTCATCCTGCGCAAGGTGTTGGGTAATGCGTTCGGAAAGCCCGAGCCGGTTGAGTCCCGCTGCGGCCAGAACGATTCCGTCAAGGTCTTCTGAGAAAATTTTCTTTAGCCTAGTATCAACATTTCCCCTTATGGAAACAATTTCCAGATTAGGAAACCTGAAAAGCAGCTGAGCCCTTCTTCTTATGCTTCCGGTCCCCACCCTGCCCTTCCCTTCGAGCTGTTCAAGGGTACGTCCGTCTGCTGAGACGAAAACATCTCTCGGGTCTTCTCTTTTAAGCACAGAACCTATGACGAGCCCGCCTGGGAGAACTGAAGGCATGTCCTTCATGCTGTGAACGGCGATATCTATTTCGTCTGAGAGAAGGCTCTGCTCTATTTCTTTTACGAAGATCCCCTTGCCACCCCTCCGGGAAATATCCTCTTCGGAGTTTATATCTCCCGAGGTCTTTATTTCCGTTATTTCCGTTTCAAGTGAAGGGAAAGCAGCGCGAAGTTCTGTTTCGACAAGGCGGGTCTGGCACAGGGCGAGCCTGCTACCCCTGGTCCCAATTCTCAGCTTCGTCATAAATATCTGTTGTGTCCTGCGAGGCTTCCACCGGGTCGAGCTCAAAAAGTCTTCTCGTTACCT includes these proteins:
- the hemC gene encoding hydroxymethylbilane synthase, with the translated sequence MTKLRIGTRGSRLALCQTRLVETELRAAFPSLETEITEIKTSGDINSEEDISRRGGKGIFVKEIEQSLLSDEIDIAVHSMKDMPSVLPGGLVIGSVLKREDPRDVFVSADGRTLEQLEGKGRVGTGSIRRRAQLLFRFPNLEIVSIRGNVDTRLKKIFSEDLDGIVLAAAGLNRLGLSERITQHLAQDDMVPAPCQGIIAIECREDDTETRNLISSITHPDTETVAVFERSFLETFGGDCQIPLGCCALVHLGKISAHSVFIDMEEKTVSRNTWKCDSEKASAEGSLMAKDLMKRAGL